tatttgaaaaatttcaataaaattttttgatttcTAATCTATCTATTTATCTATGTACATGTCTGTGCGTTTTTTTATTTTCGTAATACCATCTTCCGCTAAATAATTATCGATAGAAATGCATTCTTaacatataattataaaaaatccaTTGATCATGagatcaaaaagaaaaaaaaaactatcaattgagaaaatgaaataaatgtGTGGAAAACAAAACGGTTATTCTTTATAATAATATTGTAAAACCGTAAGTTGATGCATGATCCTCAATTGTTTGAATTATCTTTATTCTCCAATCCTCAGCAATTAACTTTAGCCTTCTATTTGTATTTTTCTTGTTCAATCCATGCACAGAATGAACAAAATATGACTGAGTGGCAATAAACAGAAGTTCAGTACTAGATCTTCTCTCCCTCTCCTGCCCCATGTAAAATCGAGCCAGAGCAGATTcggaaaaaaaacaaaaaaaagttcAAAGCGACGCAAATTTGCAAAAGATTGCTGTTGGAAGTGTAGAGAATGATTGTTAACTTAACATTCATCACTTGGACAGATTTATCTCGCATTGAGTTGAGGCACTAACCAAGAGTCTTATCCTAGATTAGTAATTATACAATCTATCAAGCAACTAAAATAACTTGCATTAACCATCTTAGGCTTAGTAGAAAAATGTCCAAAAATTATTTGCATCGATTGGAGCTGGGTTGTTAAAACAATAGGAAAAAACAGAACATATTAACAGTCAGAGCAGTAGCAGCCTGTTGAATCGCTCTAGAAAAATTTCATTCAAGGTTTCATTATACAAGGATAATATCAAGAATGTTGTCCAgcaaaatggggagaaaattaATGTTATTTCTTCTAAGTAGACAATAGGCCATAAAGAGATTTGCAAAACCATGCATGGGCCAAGTATTGGATCCATCACTTACGCAACATGAGAAGGCGAATGTATTGGAGCATGATATCTGACGAAAACTATTTTGTAATGCAGATGTAATTAGAAATACATCTTTAGATTGGACTTTAAATCAGTAAGTCATAAGAGGTGACCCACTGCAATGGACATCGGTAGCTTCAGAAAGCCTTTGCCTAGGCGACAATGCTGTGATGGCATCAACATCCAAGTTCACAATGTATTTTCGCTTCTGAGAATCAGTATTCATCTTTTCCTCTGACGAAACCTCAACAATTGGACTTAATGCTTCTTTCTGCTCATGGGATATCATGGCTTGAGCTTCTGCAACAACGGATGGATTATCATCTGTAGCGTACAGGATCTTTTTTATTGCTGCGACAACCTGTAGAGAAAAAACAATATATCACAGGTTAGCACTTTGTAATAGTCAGTTTAACAATACTATCTGCTTCTAATTTCTCCAAAGATGGTGAAGGAACGAACAGTACAGTTGAGTTTTCAATCTCAGGACACTGGCACAAAATCTCGATATCTCTCAGTTTTGCAAAGTAGAAGTCCCTCTCTTTCTCAAGACTATCCACTGACAACTTCAATTCTGTGATCTGCATATCAAGCAATATTAGCGTCTAGACAACTTCCTAAAAGAAGTGCATACATTTGTTCAATAATTTATACCTGTTCATCATACGCAGACGATAAACTAGGAGGTGGTTTTGAAGCCTTCACAGACTGATTTGTAGAGTTCACAGAGGACACATCATTCCTTCGAGCATTGTGGGAAGGCTGTGCTTTGGGGGCAGCTGCTGAACTCTTGGCTGAAGGTTGCGATGGTGGACATTTCTTGCTTGCTTCTTTTCCTCCCTTGCTTGCCTCCCTTCTTTCCAGTGGATTGTAACTGATCACCATAATACAGAAGTAAATCAACCAGACGTTATGTCTATTGGAGCGTAATTTGGAAAGGCCTAAATTATCTAGCCACTATTATTCAATCTATCAGAATTGTACACACAAGTAATATTAGAAATGAATTCAACAGAACTTCCATAAGGAGAATAGACAATTGTATACCGCGCTTTAAAGTTTCTAGCAGCAGGGAGAAAACTTTCTAGAAATTATGCAAATTTTGCAGTGAGAAATCCTTTCTGATCACAAAACTTGGAGGAAGAGAAATATACATGAAATTTTGGGATGGAAAACATATATAATAGTTGGATAAATGACAAGGAAAATAAGCCAAGTAAGGCACAGTTCAGACATTTCAAATTCCTAGAACTGAAAAACCGCAAATAGATGCTTCAAAATGATTAaccaataaattaaatcaaacgcTCTTTACAAGAAAAAATGCACAATCTGAAAGATGGTATGCTTTGAATGACAGAGAACAAGATTCTTCGACAGAGAGATGTTCTACACTTCCAGGACTGGTATTTCAAAATATTGCCACATATTAACAAAATGGATTGAACAAATCAACTGAATATAAATTGAAACAGTGGAAAAAATGAAACACAGTAACGAGAAACCCTACAAAGAAACAATAGGACTACTTTACATCTCAGTTAAGCAGATGATAATAAACCAAAAAAGGTTAAATACAATCACAATTAGCAAAAACAAAGTGGAAAAAAAGGTCGTTATgagtaaaaaatgaaaattacttGAGAGCGCCTCCATTAACAGAATCGCAGTACCGCTTCATCCACTGCATGAACTCCAAGTTATCCAGCGGCCTTCCTTTTATCAGCTTGTTTACTTCAATGTGCTAAAAGTCCCAAAAAACACAGCCAAATTCCAAACCGATATAAAACAAAATACTCCACAAAAAAGTAATCGATGAACCTAAAAATTGAATTAGAAggacaaagaaaaccaggagcAGAGAAATCCAAACCTTCGTGATCTTGAGTTTGTTGAAGACATCTTGAAGAACCTTGTAATTCTGGATCATTTCGTATTCATTTTTGGCGTCGAAATTGACCTTGTGCATAGGCACGATCCCTGGATGAACCGAGTCCATCAACTGACAATGAACCGCACCGGTACAGGCCTAAATTGACAGAACCAGAACAAGTCATAAAGAAAACCTTCACCGAAACTGATAAACTAGGgcaaaaaaaggaaaagtagAAACCTCTTCGACTTTGGAGAGATTGAGATGAAGAATGGAGTTGATCCACGAAAGGATCTCCGATCTGCCGACGAAATATGCCGAATCCATCATCCCGATATTCGTGGCCATGTCTGATTTCAGATTTTTCTGCTTCTGAATATAGGCTTCTAAATCTCTGCGAAGGTTTCCACTTAGAAGAGAGAGAGGGGGGAGAAATTTAAAATGTGAGCACTGAGAAGAGCGGGCACTTTTCAATTCAAAATTGTATACGCTAACTAGCCGTTGTCCTGTCCGCGTTATGCAAGTACAGGCTCGTTTAGGATAAGGGTTAGGGCCTAAAGTGAAGGCTCGCGGGTCCAATTCTACAATAGcccaaaattttttctttttttctggtCATACAACAGCGTAATATCAACTATTAAGCctcttttatgaaaaataatttatatttagaatattttttaataaaaaatttacttttattttttaattttaatttaaaaaataaaatatattaataaatttttataaaagcgtagaaaataattttttattttaaattaaaaattaaaagagtaaaacttgaaatctctaaaatttatttaaatgtactTACCACTAAATTAAATCTGTAAGTGCATCACAGCATTTTTTTAAGTGCTTTTTATTTTACAAGATATGAACTTTGTACAGTTTTATGGtaataactaaaaattttaatgttgaatcataaaattttaactttcaaATTTTGTGTATGCATagctaattttcaatttaattttaattaaaaataaaatttaacatatgcaataataatttttatttttttattttttttaaatataaataagcaTTCATCTAACTAACTTAACTATATCATTCATGATTAACCGTTTAcaaatttttaattagttaaaactcTTAATTATAAGAGTTGAAATCTCTAATTTTATCCTCTATTATTTttgttaaactttttttttctataaaaaacaTCTAAAAGTCTACGAAAAGGGCACCATTCTAGACTAAAGCCTAGTGTGTGTTGGCAATGAAGATAGTTGGACAAGAATCCATATAGAGCGTGATGATTGGGCCGTATTTGGCATGAATGGAACAATGGATAGGTTCCATATTGAATAAGGATCTCCGGAAAAACTAGGATGTTGAAGAAACAAAAAGACCATGTAGGAGATTGCTAGTGAAATGAAAGAGCACCACAACCTCTTGAATGTATACATGACATTGATAGGGGGATAAAATTAGGgatttcaactcttttaattaGGGGTTTTAGTTAATTAGGGATTTATGgttaattataaattagaaTAGGGTTAGGTGGATTACGCGAATACttatgtatttaaaaaaaaataaaaattattaccaTTTGGTATGTGTCAAATTTCATTTCTTGtcaaaattaaattgagattGACTACAATCACAACTCAATTAGAAATTGAGTAggcattttttaaataatattataaacttttattttaatagtatcacttttttaattaaaattaaatttcattaattctTTAGTTAATATGattcattttataataaaaaaattcaaattagtttttataaaatcacataagattttgaattttaatgaaaaatttttaaattgaaaggaattaaaattttttttattatagataataaaattgtaaaaaaaaaaggaaaaatacaaCAAATTATGCCGTAATTTCGCCTCATTttcaaatattttgaatttgtaTCATACcatttactataatttttttaattcaatcaaaaaatactgatatgaaaaatataatatatttattaatataaaaaaataaaaaaataatttatgatttcatttttttttcaaagtttataattttatttctgtTAAATTACCATCTTAATTTTcatatcaatatttttaataccatctttgtaacgccccggaaaaccggaccgctaccggcgctaggatccgggtcgacttaaggccgccgggacccgtagcaagcctgacatataacctgtaaacctgtataatcccatacatgatcaacaacatgcataaaatttaaaacttttcttcatacatactgtcatcaactaactcaacctgtgcgtactctgaacatatacataacatagtccctttgtgggatctcatcaagccttaaaggcaaaacaacctgtgttgagttagtttacataaacatcataacataagatcatgtatatacaaaagggattaacaatatattatggtcaagcacaactctatcctcaataatctcattacataacatcatgaatatttttacatttcatcataatacaattgtcatgtccacaaactaactatttcatacatatgactttttctcttcttgtcttctctatctatcccgtacctgcaaacctgggggttaggggagaggggtgagctagatgcccagtgagtagaactataaaaaaaaattatttaaaacatgctatcatgaaatgcgccactgcacaaacaaatcacaccacggatggactgattcaaaaatccctcaactccatgcccggccctattatggacaccacaggacttcgtattgcccggccctattatgggcaccacaggacttcgtactcggagttattgcccggccctattatgggcaccacaggacttcgtattgcccggccctattatgggcaccacaggacttcgtatttagaaggctaatgaatcatcctaatgtccatccactatcatctatcacaacaatacaatgcggcatagtcgtgaattctaatgcaaacaacctataatatgatcatgatgcatgaagcatgataaaagcatctcatttcttaatttaaaaaggttaagtttagttccactcacctctggctgactctgacaaactctgtagcagctggctcactgctggggtccttggttcctcgggtccgaacctacacaggtggactccaatgagggaccaaacatacaaaaacataactctaatatattccccaaaaaccccctaaaacatcctgaaaatatcacatagagatatgcatggagtggctgaacagggcactttcggcggcaccttcggcggccgaaagtcctggacagagacgaaactcaggtaggttcggcggcatcttcggcggccgaaagtcctggacagagacgaaagtctcttttcgggggcaacttcggcagccgaaaggcctgcctccccagccatgttcggcggccgaaagtgccttcggctgccgaacctggtttctgccaaagggcagaaccttggctcctttgtgcattttcgcctccaaactcaccaatcatgcatatacctcaaccaaatcatgcatacaagttcctaggggcctcaaaacatcaaataccccaactacaacacttcaaacacccacaatcaacacacattgaccaaaacatcaatatttacccataactcaacatataacctaacatgcatttctactcatagatctagcataaaacttacttaaaacatataaggagcttaagatcggcccttacctcttgaagatcgagagggagacgacctaaacttggagatccacgaaaatgagctcctgagttcccaaagctccaaaacttggtttaaatgctcaaaactttcaatgcaagcttaaaactcaagaaaaatggaagagatttggaggaagaacactagatttgcaaagggaaggtcggaagctcgctgagttcgaaaatggaagaaagctcgcccatttcggctaagtgccccatttataggtggctggccaggctacgttcgggggccgaatgtgcctccgcatccatgcaatgttcggcggccgaacctgaacttccctaactcatgctttcgggggcctaacatgcctccaaaacgcatgcatgttcggcggccgaacttgactttcggcggccgaacctgggttttcctccaatgctaatttcatgcaaaaactcatttagtttcatacttaaaaccataaaaaaaaaacatgaaaacattttacaaaaatatgatttcacccttctagaggtctccgacacccgggatcccaccggacggtaggaattccgataccggagtctagccgggtattacattctccccccctttaagaacattcgtccccgaatgttcctcactagcacacatagcatggcaaagaacataacacacatacaaggcacataaacacatagggatctaaccttaaaagagatgagggtactgctggagcatagactcccgtgtctcccaagtgcattcttccaagttgtggtggttccacaggactttcaccatcgggatttccttgtttcttaactttctgatctgggtgtctatgatccgcactggctgttcaacataggtgagatcctcttggacctccacatcaggctcactagggaccttgctcggatctgacacaaacttcctcaacattgaaacatggaaaaccggatggattctttccatcgaagcaggtaaatccagcttatacgacacattcccaatcttttgcaagatttcaaagggtccgatgtatcgtggggctagtttacctttcttcccgaagcgaaccactcccttcattggagacaccttgagcaataccagatccccctcctgaaactctaactgtcttctgcggacgtctgcatagctcttctgtctgcttgcagcagtcttgattctttctctgattatgggtaccaccctgctggtgatctctactaactcaggccctgccaaggccttttctccaacttcctcccagcaaacaggtgatctgcacttccttccgtacaaagcttcatatgaagccatcccgatgctagcatgatggctgttgttgtaggcaaactccaccaaaggtagatgctgcctccaagaaccgccaaagtctagcacacacattctaagcatatcctcgatagtctggatggtcctttctgactgtccatcagtctgggggtggaaggcagtactgaagtccaacctagtacccatggcattctgcagactccgccaaaacctggaggtgaactggggccctctatctgacactatagaaacaggaaccccatgcagtctgactatctcatctacatacacctgcgccaacttgtccacagaataaccactcctgacagggatgaagtgagcagatttggtgagtctgtccacaatcacccatatggagtccaacctgttggacgtcgccggtaacccccctacgaagtccatagctatattttcccatttccactctggaataggtagcgggttaagcattccagccggcatctgatgttccagcttcaccctctgacacacttcgcaggctgacacgaactgtgccacttctttcttcatcgctggccaccaataaaccttcttcaaatcttgatacatcttggtggctccggggtgaatgttgtatcttgcattatgagcctctctcataatgtctccttttagcccaatgtcatctggtacacatagtctgctcccaaagcggaggatccccttactgtcgaatctgaacttgctatcattgcctgactgaacagtcctggcaatcttcactaactccgggtcctcatgctgtttctgagccacctgctccagaaacacgggtgctactctcatctgggccactaaggcacctgtaccagacaactccaactgtagaccttcctcaataagcttgtaaaactccttcaccactggtctcctctctgccgatatgtgggataaactgcctagtgacttccggcttagggcgtctgccacgacattcgccttacccggatgatactgaatcttgcaatcatagtcactcagcagctccacccatctcctctgtctcaagttcaaatctctttgactcaggatgtactgcaggcttttatgatctgtgaagatctcacattttaccccatagaggtagtgcctccacatcttgagtgcaaagattactgctgccatctcaaggtcatgtgtggggtaattcaactcatgcttctttagctgcctagaagcataagcgatcaccctctccttctgcattagtacacaacccagtcccacacgggatgcatcacaaaagaccgtaaagtcctcatcactagatggcagagctaaaactggtgctgaagtcaacctcttctaaagctcttcgaaactctcctcgcactggtcggtccacagaaacttctgattcttcctggttaacctggtcagaggagctgctatctttgagaagtcctgaacgaacctcctgtagtaacctgccaaacccaagaaactcctgatctccgtcactgaagtgggtctaggccagttagccacagtttctgtcttcttggggtccacctcaatcccattctctgacactacatgccccaagaacgaaatgctcctcagccagaactcacatttagagaacttggcatacaagccatgttccctcaaagtctgcaagaccaaccgcagatgatgggcatgctcctctgcattcctggaatacactaagatatcatctatgaagacaataacgaagagatccaggtactggctaaacactctgttcatgagatccatgaatgctgcaggggcgttggttaacccgaacggcattacaaggaactcaaaatgcccatatctggtcccgaaggctgtcttcggcacatcctcatcccttatccttagctgatggtaccccgatcttagatctattttggagaaacaacccgctccggctagctggtcgaatagatcatcgatccttggcaatgggtacctattcttggtagtgactttgttcaactgcctgtagtcgatacaaagtctaagggatccatccttctttctcacgaacaagactggagcactcCAAGgagaggtactctgtcggatgaaacccttttctaccagctcttgcaattgctctttcaactcctttaactcggctggagccatcctgtagggagggatagagatcggtctagttccaggcatcaactctatctcgaactctatctccctagcaggtggtaaacctggaagctcatcaggaaagacatcctgaaactctctgacaactggcaccgaggccggctccctgacctgactgtctagctctctcacatgagctaagtacccctgacatcccttcctaagcaacctacgagcctgaagagctgatatcagacctctaggtgtgcccctcttgtctcctctgaagacgacctctgaccagttctgatctctgaacctgactaccttgtccctgcagtccaaggtagcaccatgggtagatagccaatccatccctagaatgacgtcaaagtctgtcaaatctagaaccacaaggtcggcggagaggcatcttccctcaataaaaactggactgtactggcagactgacactgccactgacgggtcacacttgggtccactgacccataggggacactctaacccagagactatcagacctaacctctcaacggctctcggagcaataaatgaatgatgtaacgacccgaaaatcggaccgctaccggcgctaggatccgggtcgacttaaggccgccgggacccgtagcaagcctgacatataacctgtgaacctgtgtaatcccatacatgatcaacaataagcataaaaattaaaactttcctttgcatactcatcaaccaaactcaacctgtgttgagctggtttacataaacatcatcaaaaatctctaagatcatgtataaaaagggatacaacattctatggtcaagcacacactaacatccataaaactcattacataactatgctgtacttttacattacaatttgatcatgtccgttactagctattacataacatgacttctttactctatccggactcctgctctatactgtacctgcaagcctgggggtaaagggagaggggtgagctaaaagcccagtgagtagagctagtaaaacacattaacactatgctcaaatggaatgcatcataacacagacaattcacataagggttgggtgaacttgtcaccaaatagtccaagttaactctgtgccaggcctgtagaatggggcctggtcttcctgtcataacatacattacttaccattttccagggcctcctctgggctcctggtcttcgagtcccataaccgtgcattactctgtgccaggcctgtagactggggcctggtctttcttactctgtgccaggccgtagcatggggtcctggtcttcctgtcttggactaattgggtcatccaacattcacccacatcaacaacaatttatgcaatgcggcatattcgtgaaaactaatgcaatcatcctattgcataatcatgatgcatgaaacatgataaaacatttaatttaaaagattcagtttagttccactcacctctggctgactctgacaacaccgcaactgaactcactgctggggtcctcggttcctcgggtccgaacctacacaggtggactcaaatgagggaccaaacatacttgaacataactccaaactactccccaaaaaccccctaaaacatcctgaaaacatcacagaaaatatgcatgaaatggctgagcagggcactttcggcggcaccttcggcggccgaaagtcctggacagagacgaaactcaggcaggttcggcggcaccttcggcggccgaaagtcccagacagagacgaaagtctcttttcgggggcaacttcggcagccgaatggcctgcctccccagccatgttcggcggccgaaagtaccttcggctgccgaac
This genomic interval from Manihot esculenta cultivar AM560-2 chromosome 12, M.esculenta_v8, whole genome shotgun sequence contains the following:
- the LOC110627938 gene encoding microtubule-associated protein RP/EB family member 1C; this translates as MATNIGMMDSAYFVGRSEILSWINSILHLNLSKVEEACTGAVHCQLMDSVHPGIVPMHKVNFDAKNEYEMIQNYKVLQDVFNKLKITKHIEVNKLIKGRPLDNLEFMQWMKRYCDSVNGGALNYNPLERREASKGGKEASKKCPPSQPSAKSSAAAPKAQPSHNARRNDVSSVNSTNQSVKASKPPPSLSSAYDEQITELKLSVDSLEKERDFYFAKLRDIEILCQCPEIENSTVVAAIKKILYATDDNPSVVAEAQAMISHEQKEALSPIVEVSSEEKMNTDSQKRKYIVNLDVDAITALSPRQRLSEATDVHCSGSPLMTY